DNA from Chryseomicrobium sp. FSL W7-1435:
GGGAACAAATTAAAAATGGGTACTTAAAACTGATTACCTCTGCTAAAAAGTATATTTATATCCAAACACCATACTTCATACCAGATGCTAGTTTTATGGACGCTCTGCGCATCGCTGCTTTATGTGGCATTGATGTACGAATTATGATTCCGAACAAGCCTGACCATATCTTTGTGTACTGGGCAACCTACTCCCATGTAGGTGATTTACTAAAGGCTGGCGCTAAAATATACATTTATCAAAATGGCTTCTTACACACGAAAATGATTGTGATTGATGATGAAGCCTCGACAGTTGGTACTGCTAATATTGATGTACGCAGTTTCAAGTTGAACTTTGAAGTGAACGCATTTATTTATGACCGTGAAACGTCACATCAATTGGCCTTATTATTTGAAGAGGATATGACGTATTCAACTGAGTTAACTCGCGACATCTATTTAAATCGTACCCGAATGATCAAAGCCAAAGAATCCATGGCTCGATTACTTTCTCCTATTTTATAAAACACGACTTAGATGTGGAGAACGTCATGCTAGAAAGTCCGAGAAAATCAGGCGTGCCAAGTGAGGCGCTCTTGGCCTCGGTTGGTGCGACTGCTTTTGGAGCGTCTTTCTGACGTTCGCAACTCGATTCCATTGAGTTGTAGACACAGCGCGCCCACGGAACGCAGCCCCGGAACGGAACTCAATGTAAACGAAAAACAGTAGATTCTCTAGGTTTATGAAATGCCTGAGAGTCTACTGTTTTCTTTACGTTAAGTTCTTTAAATATGGTTTGTTCCGATTTTATTGTTCAATAAACTCTTCTACTGTTAAACCAGACTCTAAAATTTCTTGAGAAGTCTCTTTTCCAAGATAACGGAAATGCCAGGGTTCATACATATAGCCTGTCAGTTTCTCTTTTCCTTCTGGGTAACGTAAGATAAAGCCGTAATTGTGGGCATTTTCCGCAAGCCATTTGCCTGCCTCTGTCTCCCCAAAACTTACCCGGGCAAAATGTTCTTCAAAGTTTTCTTCTCCGATATCAAATGCTAAGCCGGTCTGATGTTCGGAATGGCCCGGACGAGCACTGTAGCGGTCTGCTTCTTCTTGGCCATCATTGCTGACGTAACGTTCATATAATTCTTGCTGGCGCTCAAATGAGCGGTACGTACTAAACGCCACAAGAGAAAAGCCATCGAGTTTTGCCGCAGCGGCCATTTCGTTAAAGGCTTCGCGTGCCTCTGCACTCTCTCCCGGTGCATAATCTGATGGAAGTGGATATTGTTTGCTGGCCATTAAGATATCCTTGATAACTGTCGGCTCTTGAGGAAGTGTTTCATTCCCTTCATAACCTTTTGCACCAGACCTGTCAATTTCTGGTTCGGGTTCTGGTTCTAGCTCCGGTTCTGGATCAGTTACAATTGGTTGTTCAGGCTCTAAAGCGGGTTCTTGTTCGACCGGCTCTTCCTCCTGCGTGGTAATACTAGGGATTGAAAACGGAAGATATCCTTGAGCACCTGCCCAATAAGTTCCTCCTGCAGAAAGGATTACTAAAATGGCTACAATCCAAGGCCATTTACTCTTTTTTTTCGATTGATAAAGGTACGAGCGCGTATTCATGATAAGCCTTCTTTCATTTCTTCTCAGTTGTTTAAGTGTATCATGTTCCTACGAATAATTCTTCCTTTCTCCTGGTAGTGGCGTATAATGAAAGGATTGAATCATACGAGTAGGAGTCGTTCACATGAGTTCTCAAAAATGGATGTCTGTACAATTTTTTATTTTCTTCTTCACATGGGGTGTCTTTCTCCCTTACTGGACTGGCTACTTAACCAATGTAAAAGATATGAGTGTCTATGCAGCAAGCTTAATCATGGGTGCTGGTATGATTGCTCGAGCATTTTCTACCCTAGTTCTATTTCCTGAGCTAACAAAACGCTATAGTATTCATATATTTTTACGTATTCTTGCTCTAGGGTCCTT
Protein-coding regions in this window:
- a CDS encoding M15 family metallopeptidase, which codes for MNTRSYLYQSKKKSKWPWIVAILVILSAGGTYWAGAQGYLPFSIPSITTQEEEPVEQEPALEPEQPIVTDPEPELEPEPEPEIDRSGAKGYEGNETLPQEPTVIKDILMASKQYPLPSDYAPGESAEAREAFNEMAAAAKLDGFSLVAFSTYRSFERQQELYERYVSNDGQEEADRYSARPGHSEHQTGLAFDIGEENFEEHFARVSFGETEAGKWLAENAHNYGFILRYPEGKEKLTGYMYEPWHFRYLGKETSQEILESGLTVEEFIEQ